A single genomic interval of Zobellia nedashkovskayae harbors:
- a CDS encoding iron-containing alcohol dehydrogenase family protein produces the protein MEVKKEMQVKKAIVGKQTEFRNFPMVPRVVFGKGSFNQLGDILMPKRKHSDAPFIFLVDDVFENTELAKRIPLIFNDQIIFISAEEEPKTVQVDALVDKIKREYQDLPSGIVGIGGGTLLDLAKAVSILLTNNGSSSEYQGWDLVQKPAIFHVGIPTISGTGAEVSRTTVLLGPDKKLGINSDHTTFGQVLLDPDLTQGVSKEQWFYTGMDCYIHCIESLTGTFLNAFSQSYGEKALELCKEVYLGDLPAEESRDKLMMASWHGGMSIAYSQVGVAHAMSYGLGYLLGVKHGIGNCLVFQHLEEFYPEGVDLFNKMKEKHNIKLPTGICANLSEAEFETMISVAMNMVPLWENALGKNWRDIITPEKLESIYRKI, from the coding sequence ATGGAGGTAAAAAAAGAAATGCAGGTAAAAAAAGCAATTGTAGGTAAACAAACGGAATTTAGAAATTTTCCAATGGTGCCTAGAGTAGTTTTTGGCAAGGGAAGTTTTAATCAATTGGGAGATATCTTAATGCCCAAGCGAAAACATTCCGATGCTCCTTTTATTTTTTTAGTTGATGATGTTTTTGAAAATACGGAATTGGCAAAAAGAATTCCACTGATTTTTAACGATCAAATTATATTCATCTCAGCGGAAGAAGAACCTAAAACGGTACAAGTAGACGCTTTAGTAGATAAAATTAAAAGAGAATATCAAGATTTACCTTCGGGAATTGTTGGTATTGGAGGTGGGACTTTATTGGATTTAGCCAAAGCGGTATCGATTTTACTAACTAATAACGGAAGTTCTTCAGAGTATCAAGGATGGGATTTAGTTCAAAAGCCGGCAATTTTCCACGTAGGTATACCTACAATAAGTGGAACAGGAGCAGAGGTTTCTAGAACTACGGTTTTATTGGGTCCAGATAAGAAACTAGGTATCAATTCAGACCATACTACTTTTGGTCAAGTGCTTTTAGATCCGGATTTGACCCAAGGAGTCTCAAAAGAGCAATGGTTCTATACAGGTATGGATTGTTATATACATTGTATTGAATCACTTACGGGAACATTTTTAAATGCTTTTAGCCAAAGCTATGGAGAGAAAGCCTTAGAATTATGTAAAGAAGTTTACTTAGGAGATTTACCGGCAGAGGAATCAAGAGATAAACTAATGATGGCTTCATGGCACGGAGGTATGAGCATTGCTTATTCTCAAGTAGGTGTGGCACATGCTATGAGTTATGGTCTTGGTTATTTATTGGGGGTCAAACATGGTATTGGTAATTGTTTAGTGTTTCAACATCTTGAAGAGTTCTACCCAGAAGGCGTAGATCTTTTCAATAAAATGAAGGAAAAACATAATATTAAATTACCAACTGGTATCTGCGCTAATCTAAGTGAAGCAGAGTTTGAAACTATGATTTCCGTGGCAATGAATATGGTTCCATTATGGGAAAACGCATTAGGTAAGAACTGGCGAGATATCATTACTCCTGAAAAGTTAGAATCCATCTACAGAAAAATTTAG
- a CDS encoding RsmD family RNA methyltransferase, which yields MRIISGLHKGKRITAPKKLPVRPTTDMAKEALFNILNNRYYFDDLVVLDLFAGTGNISYEFASRGTKQISAVDADYGCVRFINETSDAMEMGIAAYKSDVFNYLEKSREKATIIFADPPYDLSLESFEKIPKLVFEKELLLENGLLVIEHASQMDLSHLDNFVEKRKYGGSIFSLFANPSED from the coding sequence ATGCGCATCATTTCAGGTTTACACAAAGGAAAGCGAATAACTGCACCTAAAAAACTACCCGTTCGCCCAACAACGGACATGGCCAAAGAAGCATTGTTCAACATTTTGAACAATCGGTATTACTTTGATGACCTAGTTGTGCTTGATTTGTTTGCCGGAACAGGAAACATCAGTTACGAGTTTGCTTCTAGAGGTACGAAGCAGATAAGTGCCGTGGATGCAGATTATGGATGTGTGAGATTCATTAACGAAACATCGGATGCCATGGAAATGGGTATTGCTGCGTATAAGAGCGATGTTTTCAATTATCTTGAAAAGTCTCGGGAAAAAGCAACTATTATATTCGCCGATCCACCATACGATTTATCTTTAGAATCTTTCGAAAAGATACCGAAACTAGTTTTTGAAAAAGAATTATTATTAGAGAACGGTCTACTGGTAATAGAACATGCTAGCCAAATGGACTTATCTCATCTGGACAATTTTGTTGAAAAGCGAAAATATGGAGGTAGTATTTTTAGCTTATTCGCAAATCCTAGCGAAGACTAA
- a CDS encoding DUF4126 domain-containing protein, with protein MTSESIISIFLGIGLAASVGFRVFLPLFALSLASYTGVWELNESWQWIGSFAAVIALGVATLVEIFGYFIPFVDNLLDSFAVPLAAIAGTAVMVSTVADLDPVVTWSLAIIAGGGTATAIKGAGATGRLASTATTGGLANPIVSTVETGTAVVVATASIFAPVLGVILVIIILVFIFRIYRKLRPKREN; from the coding sequence ATGACGTCAGAGAGCATAATCAGTATTTTTTTAGGCATTGGCCTTGCTGCATCTGTGGGGTTTCGTGTTTTCTTGCCGCTATTTGCTTTAAGTTTAGCTTCTTACACGGGGGTTTGGGAACTTAATGAAAGCTGGCAGTGGATAGGAAGTTTTGCAGCTGTGATAGCCCTGGGAGTTGCAACCCTAGTAGAAATTTTCGGCTATTTTATACCTTTCGTAGACAATCTTTTAGATAGCTTTGCAGTGCCTTTGGCTGCTATAGCCGGTACGGCCGTTATGGTTTCTACAGTGGCAGATTTAGATCCTGTGGTTACTTGGTCATTAGCCATTATTGCGGGTGGAGGAACAGCTACTGCAATTAAGGGTGCGGGAGCAACAGGTAGATTGGCTTCTACGGCTACAACAGGAGGTTTGGCTAATCCTATAGTTTCAACAGTAGAAACAGGTACAGCGGTGGTTGTAGCCACGGCATCCATTTTTGCGCCAGTACTTGGTGTAATTTTAGTAATAATTATTTTGGTTTTTATTTTTCGCATTTATAGAAAGTTAAGGCCCAAAAGAGAAAACTAA
- a CDS encoding 1-acyl-sn-glycerol-3-phosphate acyltransferase, which translates to MQKLARFIYFKLMGWKMVGEFPGHIDKFVIAVVPHTSYMDFFLGLLIRKVWGEEINFVGKKSLFTFPFGFIFRKLGGEPIDRTKNNDMVSATVKVFEKRKKFRLTIAPEGTRKEVVKWKTGFYYIAKGANVPIVLIAFDFGKKQVKISEPLYTTDDKEADFKVYKKFFEGVKGKKSR; encoded by the coding sequence ATGCAAAAATTAGCTCGTTTTATATACTTCAAATTGATGGGCTGGAAAATGGTGGGCGAATTTCCCGGTCATATAGATAAGTTTGTAATTGCAGTAGTGCCACATACAAGTTATATGGATTTTTTCTTAGGACTCCTTATCAGAAAGGTATGGGGCGAAGAAATTAATTTTGTTGGTAAGAAGAGTCTTTTTACTTTTCCTTTTGGATTTATATTTAGAAAATTAGGAGGAGAACCTATTGATCGTACCAAGAATAATGATATGGTTTCGGCTACAGTAAAGGTGTTTGAAAAACGAAAAAAATTCAGGTTAACGATTGCTCCAGAAGGTACCCGGAAGGAGGTAGTTAAATGGAAAACCGGTTTTTACTACATTGCTAAAGGAGCCAATGTTCCTATAGTTTTAATAGCTTTTGATTTTGGCAAAAAGCAGGTCAAGATTTCAGAACCTTTGTATACTACAGATGATAAAGAGGCTGATTTTAAAGTTTATAAAAAATTCTTTGAGGGCGTAAAAGGGAAGAAATCTCGATAA
- a CDS encoding HAD family hydrolase, with amino-acid sequence MEVDYSQITVVGFDADDTLWVNETYFRDAEQKFGKLLEGYETMNTIDQELFKMEIDNLELYGYGVKGFMLSMVESALKLSNNRVSQATIEEILNLGKEMLRQPVELLDGVREVLRKLSGNYRLIVLTKGDLLDQERKLERSGLSEFFHHVEVLSDKKEVNYQHLLDHLQIDVNEFLMIGNSLKSDVLPLIEIGAQAVHVPFHTTWEHEQVKVNDGDYNYLKINKLSDILEYLK; translated from the coding sequence ATGGAAGTAGACTATAGCCAAATTACAGTGGTTGGCTTTGATGCCGATGATACTTTATGGGTAAACGAAACCTATTTTAGAGATGCCGAACAAAAATTCGGGAAGCTTTTGGAAGGTTACGAAACCATGAATACCATAGATCAAGAGCTGTTTAAAATGGAAATCGATAACCTAGAGCTTTATGGCTACGGTGTAAAAGGTTTTATGCTCTCTATGGTAGAATCTGCATTAAAACTTTCAAATAACAGGGTTTCACAAGCAACGATTGAAGAAATTTTGAATCTAGGTAAAGAAATGTTGCGTCAACCTGTTGAATTATTAGATGGTGTAAGAGAAGTTTTACGTAAATTAAGCGGAAATTACCGGTTAATAGTGCTTACTAAAGGAGATCTTTTGGATCAGGAACGAAAGTTGGAACGATCCGGATTATCTGAATTTTTTCATCATGTAGAGGTTTTGAGTGATAAAAAGGAAGTAAATTATCAGCATTTGTTGGACCATTTACAGATTGATGTAAATGAGTTTTTAATGATAGGGAATTCATTAAAATCAGATGTGTTGCCTTTAATTGAAATTGGAGCACAGGCAGTGCATGTTCCTTTTCATACAACTTGGGAACATGAACAAGTTAAGGTTAATGATGGGGATTATAATTATCTGAAAATTAATAAATTATCAGATATATTGGAGTATTTGAAATAG
- a CDS encoding DUF3822 family protein, translating into MTKKETKNNTGKPVENFKKLSIQVSLNGLSFCVFDTVANTILNSEKVVFAKELTPYEILKRLKLLFSTHNIEEDQFSEIVVVHRNNLFSLVPQALFNEDELANYLKFNTKILANDHLAFDELESYEINNVYVPFVNINNYIYDLFGEFTFKHNGTVMVESLLNNHSASKEAMCYIHTSQRQMDVTVIGSKKLLLFNSFNFVTKEDFLYYLLFTLEQLELDTESVSIKLFGDIEKDDDIYDLCYNYVKDVSMFYPSFTEHPGIDRPEETIDFTVINAF; encoded by the coding sequence ATGACAAAAAAGGAGACGAAAAATAATACTGGAAAACCAGTGGAGAATTTTAAAAAACTGTCCATTCAAGTTAGCTTGAATGGACTTTCTTTTTGTGTATTTGACACAGTAGCCAATACAATCTTAAATTCAGAAAAGGTTGTTTTTGCAAAAGAGCTTACGCCCTATGAAATCTTAAAGAGACTGAAGCTTCTCTTTTCTACTCATAATATAGAAGAAGATCAATTTTCTGAAATTGTAGTAGTACACAGAAATAACTTGTTCAGTCTTGTACCACAAGCTTTATTCAACGAAGACGAACTGGCCAACTACCTAAAATTCAATACTAAAATATTGGCCAATGATCACTTAGCCTTTGATGAATTGGAAAGTTATGAGATCAACAACGTTTATGTTCCTTTTGTGAACATCAACAATTACATCTATGATCTTTTTGGTGAATTCACCTTTAAGCATAATGGTACCGTAATGGTAGAGTCGTTATTGAACAACCATTCCGCAAGTAAAGAAGCAATGTGTTATATACATACCTCGCAACGCCAAATGGATGTTACCGTTATAGGTTCAAAAAAGCTTTTACTCTTTAATAGCTTCAACTTTGTAACCAAAGAAGATTTTCTCTATTACTTGCTTTTTACGCTAGAACAACTAGAACTTGACACAGAATCGGTTTCGATAAAACTCTTTGGTGATATTGAAAAAGATGATGATATTTATGACCTTTGCTATAATTACGTAAAGGATGTCTCCATGTTCTACCCTTCATTTACTGAACATCCGGGCATAGACAGACCAGAAGAAACTATTGATTTCACCGTAATAAACGCTTTTTAA
- the kdsB gene encoding 3-deoxy-manno-octulosonate cytidylyltransferase: MIPARYAASRFPAKLMQDLSGKPVILRTYEAAIGTKLFDEVYVVTDSDVIFDTITNAGGQALMSQKEHDCGSDRIAEAVTNMDVDIIVNVQGDEPFTDRESLASVLEVFKNDTEKEIDLASLMVRITDEEEINNPNTVKVIVDNRNFALYFSRSVIPYPRNKDIESVYYKHKGIYAFRKSALMAFQRLPMLPLEAIEKIEAIRYLEYGKKIKMVETTVSGIEIDTPEDLKRAQQAWK, from the coding sequence ATGATACCGGCCCGTTACGCGGCATCTAGATTCCCTGCAAAATTAATGCAGGACCTATCGGGAAAACCTGTTATACTCCGTACTTATGAAGCAGCAATAGGAACCAAGTTATTTGACGAGGTTTATGTAGTGACCGATAGTGATGTTATTTTTGATACCATAACCAATGCAGGTGGTCAAGCACTAATGAGTCAGAAGGAGCATGATTGTGGTAGTGATAGAATTGCTGAGGCAGTTACCAATATGGATGTTGATATTATTGTAAACGTTCAAGGAGACGAACCTTTTACGGATAGAGAAAGTTTGGCAAGCGTTTTGGAGGTATTTAAAAACGATACGGAAAAAGAAATAGACTTAGCGTCCTTAATGGTTAGGATTACTGATGAAGAAGAAATAAACAATCCAAACACGGTAAAGGTCATTGTGGATAACCGTAATTTTGCCTTGTATTTTTCACGTTCAGTAATTCCTTATCCTAGAAATAAAGATATTGAAAGTGTTTATTATAAGCATAAGGGTATTTATGCCTTTAGAAAAAGTGCTTTAATGGCTTTTCAAAGATTACCAATGCTGCCTTTAGAGGCTATTGAAAAAATTGAGGCTATTCGTTACCTAGAGTACGGAAAGAAGATTAAAATGGTGGAAACTACGGTTTCGGGAATAGAAATAGATACTCCGGAAGATTTGAAAAGAGCACAACAAGCATGGAAGTAG
- a CDS encoding ATP-dependent DNA helicase, whose product MITLNDASFYKILKEKFPHEPTLKQAIALQKLATYILSDRKDDVFLLKGFAGTGKTTLVGTVVNSLWKTTMKAVLMAPTGRAAKVMSNYANTQSFTIHRKIYFPKKQGGGGIQFVLAPNKHRNTIFIVDEASMIPDAPTDSKLFGNGSLLDDLIQFVYSGHNCKLVLIGDTAQLPPVHLNISPALDADKLALNYDKEVIRLELDEVVRQAEDSGILVNATLLREQLQSNFTDEFKFHLSNFKDIVRLVDGYEIQEAIDTSYSENGKEETAFIVRSNKRANLYNENIRSRILFLENEIAVGDYMMVVKNNYFWLSPNTEAGFIANGDVIEVLELFAIKELYGFRFAEVKVQMVDYPNQKPFETVLLLDTIKAETPSLPYEEGNRLYQEVMKDFANESSKYKKFLGVKSNKYFNALQVKFSYAITCHKSQGGQWNTVFVEQPYLPNGVDKEYLRWLYTAVTRAKKQLYLIGFKDDFFVGEE is encoded by the coding sequence ATGATAACGTTGAACGATGCATCATTTTACAAAATACTAAAAGAGAAATTTCCACACGAGCCTACACTCAAGCAGGCAATAGCATTACAAAAGCTAGCCACGTATATACTTTCTGACAGAAAGGACGATGTGTTCCTACTTAAAGGTTTTGCTGGGACCGGTAAGACCACCTTGGTTGGTACCGTGGTCAATAGCCTTTGGAAGACCACCATGAAAGCTGTTTTAATGGCACCTACAGGAAGAGCGGCAAAAGTGATGTCTAACTATGCGAATACGCAATCTTTTACCATTCACAGGAAAATATACTTCCCTAAAAAGCAAGGAGGAGGTGGTATTCAATTTGTTTTAGCACCTAACAAACATAGAAATACCATTTTTATAGTGGATGAAGCTTCTATGATACCGGATGCACCAACAGATTCAAAGCTATTTGGTAATGGGTCTCTTTTAGATGATTTAATTCAGTTCGTGTATTCCGGTCATAATTGTAAGCTTGTTTTAATAGGCGATACTGCTCAGTTACCACCAGTACACTTAAATATAAGTCCCGCTTTAGACGCGGACAAATTAGCATTGAATTACGATAAGGAAGTTATACGGTTGGAATTGGATGAAGTAGTGCGCCAAGCAGAAGATTCAGGTATTTTGGTAAATGCCACATTACTCAGGGAGCAATTGCAAAGTAATTTTACGGATGAATTTAAATTCCATTTAAGTAATTTCAAAGATATCGTAAGGCTTGTAGATGGTTATGAAATACAGGAAGCTATTGATACGAGCTACTCGGAAAATGGGAAAGAGGAAACGGCTTTTATAGTAAGATCTAATAAAAGAGCCAATCTATATAACGAGAATATCCGGAGCCGAATATTGTTTTTAGAAAATGAGATTGCGGTTGGTGATTATATGATGGTAGTCAAGAACAATTATTTTTGGTTGTCCCCTAATACCGAAGCAGGTTTTATAGCTAACGGAGATGTTATAGAGGTTCTGGAGTTATTTGCTATAAAGGAATTGTATGGTTTTAGATTTGCCGAGGTAAAGGTGCAGATGGTAGATTACCCCAATCAAAAACCTTTTGAGACCGTTTTGTTGTTGGATACAATTAAAGCCGAAACACCGTCTTTACCTTATGAGGAGGGGAATAGGCTCTACCAAGAGGTAATGAAGGACTTTGCCAATGAGTCATCAAAATACAAGAAATTTTTGGGCGTAAAGAGCAATAAATATTTCAATGCCTTGCAAGTAAAATTTTCATATGCCATTACGTGCCATAAATCTCAAGGTGGGCAATGGAATACTGTTTTTGTTGAACAACCCTATTTACCTAATGGAGTAGATAAAGAATATCTCCGTTGGTTGTATACAGCCGTTACAAGGGCAAAAAAGCAGTTGTATCTCATAGGATTCAAGGACGATTTTTTTGTTGGTGAGGAATAG